The following are encoded in a window of Palaemon carinicauda isolate YSFRI2023 chromosome 31, ASM3689809v2, whole genome shotgun sequence genomic DNA:
- the LOC137624722 gene encoding protein LIAT1-like, translating into MGIHLAPVCLMGTPLKPVCIMGTHLRPACIMGIHLRPTCIMGLHIRPADIMGTHIRSECIMGIHLRLVCIMGSHLRPACIMEIYLRPECIMGTHIRPAYIMGIYLRPACIMGTHIRPAYIMEIYLRPACIMGTHIRPAYIMGIYLKPACIMGTHIRPAYIMGIYLRPGCIMGTHVRRAYIMGIYLKPACIMGTHIRPAYIMGIYLRPGCIMGTHIRPAYIMGIYLKPACIMGTHIRPAYIMGIYLRPGCIMGTHIRPAYIMGIYLRPACIMGTHIRPAYIMGIYLRPACIMGTHIRPAYIMGIYLKPACIMGTHIRPACIRLNRQKTEDILARLGNDHARLLHGFLLRTPHKIIPKYSEFDMILSI; encoded by the coding sequence ATGGGAATTCATCTAGCACCTGTATGCTTAATGGGAACTCCCCTAAAACCTGTATGCATCATGGGAACTCATCTAAGACCTGCATGCATCATGGGAATCCATCTAAGACCTACGTGCATCATGGGATTGCATATAAGACCAGCGGACATCATGGGAACTCATATAAGATCGGAATGCATTATGGGAATTCATCTAAGACTTGTGTGCATTATGGGATCTCATCTAAGACCTGCATGCATAATGGAAATTTATCTAAGACCTGAATGTATCATGGGAACTCATATAAGACCTGCATACATCATGGGAATTTATCTAAGACCTGCATGTATCATGGGAACTCATATAAGACCTGCATACATCATGGAAATTTATCTAAGACCTGCATGTATCATGGGAACTCATATAAGACCTGCATACATCATGGGAATTTACCTAAAACCTGCATGTATCATGGGAACTCATATAAGACCTGCATACATCATGGGAATTTACCTAAGACCTGGATGTATCATGGGAACTCATGTAAGACGTGCATACATCATGGGAATTTACCTAAAACCTGCATGCATCATGGGAACTCATATAAGACCTGCATACATCATGGGAATTTATCTAAGACCTGGATGTATCATGGGAACTCATATAAGACCTGCATACATCATGGGAATTTATCTAAAACCTGCATGTATCATGGGAACTCATATAAGACCTGCATATATCATGGGAATTTATCTAAGACCTGGATGTATCATGGGAACTCATATAAGACCTGCATACATCATGGGAATTTATCTAAGACCTGCATGTATCATGGGAACTCATATAAGACCTGCATACATCATGGGAATTTATCTAAGACCTGCATGTATCATGGGAACTCATATAAGACCTGCATACATCATGGGAATTTATCTAAAACCTGCATGTATCATGGGAACTCATATAAGACCTGCATGCATAAGACTAAATAGACAAAAAACTGAAGACATCTTAGCTAGATTGGGCAATGATCATGCAAGATTGCTCCATGGCTTTTTACTGCGTACACCTCATAAGATTATTCCCAAATATAGTGAATTTGACATGATTTTAAGTAtatga
- the LOC137624724 gene encoding keratin-associated protein 4-3-like, giving the protein MWTHLRHAHIMRIHLILACITGTHLRSTCIIMMYLRPASIMETQLRPACIMGTHLIPACIMKTHLRTACMMEAQLKPTCIMGSHLQPACIIGIHLRPARILNTPLRRACIMGTPLRPESIMRTHLRPACVMGTQQRPAWIMGINLRLACIMGIQLRHACTRGTPLRPTSIMGTHLRPECNIGSHLRLACIVETHLKLTCIMGIHLTPVCLMGTHLRPVGIKRINLRLACIM; this is encoded by the coding sequence ATGTGGACACATCTTCGACATGCACACATCATGAGAATACATTTAATACTTGCATGCATCACAGGAACTCATCTGAGATCTACTTGTATCATAATGATGTATCTAAGACCTGCAAGCATCATGGAAACTCAACTAAGACCTGCATGTATCATGGGAACTCATCTAATACCTGCATGCATCATGAAAACTCATCTAAGAACTGCATGCATGATGGAAGCTCAGTTAAAACCTACATGCATCATGGGATCTCATTTACAACCTGCATGCATCATAGGAATTCATCTTAGACCTGCACGCATCCTGAACACTCCTCTAAGACGAGCATGCATTATGGGAACTCCTCTAAGACCTGAAAGTATCATGCGAACTCATCTAAGGCCTGCATGCGTCATGGGAACTCAACAAAGACCTGCATGGATCATGGGAATAAATCTAAGACTTGCATGCATCATGGGAATTCAACTAAGACATGCATGCACCAGGGGAACTCCTCTAAGACCTACAAGCATCATGGGAACTCATCTAAGACCTGAATGCAACATAGGCTCTCATCTAAGGCTTGCATGTATCGTGGAAACTCATCTAAAACTTACATGCATCATGGGAATTCATCTAACACCTGTTTGCTTAATGGGAACTCATCTAAGGCCTGTCGGCATCAAGAGAATTAATCTACGGCTTGCATGCATCATGTGA
- the LOC137624723 gene encoding keratin-associated protein 4-3-like, protein MGTTKLKPACIMGTHLRPACIMETYLRPACIIGLHLRPASTLDSSLRPACIMGPHQRHASIMGTHLRPECIIGTHLRTACSMGTHLVLACIMGIHLIPACIRETHLRPTCVMGTHLRLAYIMGTHVRPACIMGVFLRPQCMTGTLLRPACNIGQCIYDLHASWELI, encoded by the coding sequence ATGGGAACAACTAAGTTAAAACCTGCATGCATCATGGGAACTCATCTAAGACCTGCATGCATCATGGAAACTTATCTAAGACCTGCATGCATCATAGGCCTTCATCTAAGACCTGCAAGCACCCTGGACAGTTCTCTAAGACCAGCATGCATCATGGGACCTCATCAAAGACATGCAAGCATCATGGGAACTCATCTAAGACCAGAATGCATCATAGGAACTCATCTGAGAACTGCATGTAGCATGGGAACACATCTAGTACTTGCATGCATCATGGGAATTCATCTAATTCCTGCATGTATTAGGGAAACTCATCTAAGACCTACATGCGTCATGGGAACTCATCTAAGACTTGCATACATCATGGGGACTCATGTAAGACCTGCGTGCATTATGGGAGTTTTTCTAAGACCCCAATGCATGACTGGAACTCTTCTAAGACCTGCATGCAACATTGGCCAATGCATCTATGACTTGCATGCATCATGGGAACTCATCTAA